In one Salipiger abyssi genomic region, the following are encoded:
- a CDS encoding DUF2312 domain-containing protein has translation MQDEGSSNSYGVAAGELRSFIERYERLEMEKKEIADQQKEVMAEAKGRGYDTKVMRKVIALRKRDKDDIAEEEAVLDMYKAALGME, from the coding sequence ATGCAAGACGAAGGTTCGAGCAACAGCTACGGCGTTGCCGCAGGCGAGCTGCGCAGCTTTATAGAGCGCTATGAGCGGCTGGAGATGGAAAAGAAGGAAATCGCCGACCAGCAAAAGGAAGTGATGGCCGAGGCCAAGGGGCGCGGCTATGACACCAAGGTCATGCGCAAGGTGATCGCCCTGCGCAAGCGCGACAAGGACGACATCGCCGAGGAAGAGGCGGTGCTGGACATGTACAAGGCCGCGCTCGGCATGGAATGA